The Desulfonatronum sp. SC1 genome segment CAAGACAGACGGAAGAACGTTTCAGCCCATTAACAAAACAATGGGCTGAATCAGTTGCCTGCGCCTGCGGCGCGAAGTGTTTTTCTCCAGCCAAGTCGGCTGGGGAAAAGTCCTTCTTTGTCTGCCTTTCCCGTCTGTGGCCAAAACTCAGAAAAAAGGACAAACTCCTAATGCTCCCCCCGTTCCTTATGAGGATTTTGGCCGCTGGGTTGCCGTGTTACTCACTGATCAATAGACTTCATCGTGCTTTCCCACATCGATCAACGCAATCAACTGGTCACCTGTTTGCGGGTCTTTGTCGAAAGCAAAGACGATTCGGCAATCATGCTCTACCCTGCATGCCCAGAGTCCATCCAACTTGCCGTACAATTTATGCGATCTCAGCCTAGAGTCGAAAGGTTCTTTGCAGAGAAATTCAAGCATATCGTGGTTTTTTTGTTCAAGATGCGGGTTGCTTCGCACAGCCTTCTTATAGCCGCGCTTGAAGCTTTG includes the following:
- a CDS encoding type II toxin-antitoxin system mRNA interferase toxin, RelE/StbE family, with product MYKLAWSQSFKRGYKKAVRSNPHLEQKNHDMLEFLCKEPFDSRLRSHKLYGKLDGLWACRVEHDCRIVFAFDKDPQTGDQLIALIDVGKHDEVY